One Paracholeplasma manati DNA segment encodes these proteins:
- a CDS encoding lipoate--protein ligase family protein produces the protein MKTILNHLHDPHFNLALEEYVLKHMDCEEDILLLWVNAPSVIVGRNQVVYGEVNVEYCKKHDIPIIRRISGGGTVYHDLGNLNFSIISKHYQDVLKNYRSFTQPVVDFLQQMGVNASFSGKSDLVIGTDKFSGNAQMYHQKKMLHHGTILFETNLDTLSKVLKPKTKDIASVAVDSNRSRVTNVNTHLKTSMDIDVFKTALLKYWLNTEDIQSHFLSLCEADLKAIEALKQEKYLSWGWNFGESPAFEIQKTIGEHALKVSIKDGLIETLVLTTPILSLHFNQFYGSRFEKEAYELKLNTIDASLKKSLEPFTKTLFE, from the coding sequence ATGAAGACCATCCTAAATCACTTACATGACCCTCATTTTAATCTCGCATTAGAAGAATATGTCTTAAAACACATGGATTGTGAAGAAGACATCCTTTTACTGTGGGTAAATGCACCTTCAGTGATTGTGGGGCGAAACCAAGTGGTTTATGGTGAGGTCAATGTCGAGTATTGTAAAAAGCACGATATTCCCATCATTAGGCGAATATCCGGTGGTGGTACAGTGTATCACGATTTGGGTAATTTAAACTTTTCCATCATCTCTAAACACTATCAAGATGTCTTGAAAAATTACCGATCATTCACACAACCGGTGGTTGATTTCCTACAACAGATGGGTGTGAACGCGTCTTTCAGTGGAAAAAGCGATTTGGTCATCGGAACCGATAAATTCAGTGGAAATGCCCAAATGTATCATCAAAAAAAGATGTTACATCACGGCACCATTTTGTTTGAAACGAATCTAGACACCTTAAGCAAAGTCTTAAAACCCAAAACCAAAGACATTGCGAGTGTTGCGGTGGATTCGAATCGAAGTCGGGTTACCAATGTGAATACACATTTAAAAACCTCTATGGACATCGATGTGTTTAAAACAGCGCTATTGAAATATTGGCTCAATACAGAAGACATTCAATCTCATTTCTTGAGTTTATGCGAAGCTGACTTAAAAGCCATCGAAGCACTGAAACAAGAGAAGTATCTGAGCTGGGGGTGGAACTTTGGAGAGTCCCCTGCTTTTGAAATCCAAAAAACAATTGGAGAACACGCCCTCAAAGTGAGTATCAAAGACGGTTTGATTGAGACCTTGGTGTTAACCACACCGATACTATCCCTTCATTTCAATCAATTCTACGGCAGTCGATTTGAAAAAGAAGCGTATGAACTAAAGCTAAACACCATCGATGCATCGCTCAAAAAGTCTTTAGAACCATTCACCAAAACCTTATTTGAATAG
- the pepF gene encoding oligoendopeptidase F — MKKQLPKRHELNINQTWDMANLFKSEALYLEAFDQVETDIDAFCQQFENKLSSEQTIHEALNQFQDIQGRLSRIGAYGSLQSSTDSISEENQMRQGKAMMRFQSISKKMAFLTNELKQQPDELLLKAAALSDNNKYYLEEIIEDKKHTLSPEIEKTLVSLSPVLNASYMHYNRFKLADMKFNDFEVDGVTYPNSFTLFENEYEYEVNPAVRRKAYETFYQKLSEYQHGFASNYQAHVQKEKILSELRGYPSVFDYLLDGQKVSKDFMDRQIDGIMTKLAPAMRKYALLLKDIHGLDKMTYADLKIAVDPTFEPKVSIEASKELLKEGLSILGPEYNQIVHRAFDERWIDFPQNQGKSTGGFCSSPYGASSYILINWNGQMDEVMVLAHELGHAGHFQYANANQSILNTRPSMYFIEAPSTTNELLMANHLIQKASSEREKTWIKSVMISRTYYHNFVTHLLEAAFQREVYKKVDQKQPLSANILNNIKLGVLRQFWGDAVEIPEWAGLTWMRQPHYFMGLYPYTYSAGLTLGTKVSRMIQDKQIEPQAWIEVLKAGGTKSPLDLAKMVGVDLSTDQVLSEVIEDISNTIEDIIQAKR, encoded by the coding sequence ATGAAAAAACAATTACCTAAACGTCATGAACTCAATATCAATCAGACTTGGGACATGGCGAATTTATTTAAAAGTGAAGCACTTTATTTAGAAGCGTTTGATCAAGTTGAAACAGACATCGATGCTTTTTGTCAACAATTTGAAAACAAACTATCATCCGAACAAACCATCCATGAAGCACTCAATCAATTCCAAGACATCCAAGGTAGACTGTCTAGAATTGGGGCTTATGGGTCGTTACAATCCTCTACCGATTCGATATCGGAAGAAAATCAAATGCGTCAAGGGAAAGCCATGATGCGTTTTCAAAGCATCTCTAAAAAGATGGCTTTCTTAACCAATGAACTCAAACAACAACCCGATGAATTACTCTTAAAAGCAGCCGCATTAAGCGATAACAACAAATACTATCTAGAAGAAATCATTGAAGACAAGAAACATACCTTATCACCAGAGATTGAAAAAACCTTGGTGTCGTTATCACCTGTCCTCAATGCGTCATATATGCACTATAATCGCTTCAAACTGGCAGACATGAAATTCAACGATTTTGAAGTGGATGGTGTGACTTATCCCAATTCATTCACCTTATTTGAAAATGAGTATGAATATGAAGTCAATCCAGCCGTTAGAAGAAAGGCTTATGAAACCTTCTATCAAAAGCTTTCTGAATACCAACATGGTTTTGCCAGCAATTACCAAGCCCATGTTCAAAAAGAGAAGATTCTATCTGAACTCAGGGGTTATCCAAGTGTCTTTGATTATCTACTCGATGGTCAAAAGGTATCGAAAGACTTCATGGACCGTCAAATCGATGGCATCATGACGAAACTCGCACCTGCGATGCGCAAGTACGCGTTATTATTAAAAGACATCCATGGGTTAGACAAGATGACTTACGCGGACTTGAAAATCGCTGTTGACCCTACCTTTGAACCGAAAGTATCGATTGAAGCGTCTAAAGAGCTCTTAAAAGAAGGCTTATCCATTTTAGGACCAGAATACAACCAAATCGTTCATCGTGCGTTTGATGAACGCTGGATTGATTTCCCACAAAACCAAGGTAAATCCACCGGTGGGTTCTGTTCTTCACCTTATGGCGCATCCTCCTATATCCTCATCAACTGGAATGGTCAAATGGATGAAGTCATGGTATTAGCCCATGAACTTGGTCATGCGGGACATTTCCAATACGCCAATGCCAATCAAAGCATTTTAAATACGAGACCATCGATGTACTTCATCGAAGCCCCATCGACTACCAATGAATTATTGATGGCGAACCACTTGATCCAAAAAGCATCCTCAGAACGCGAAAAAACTTGGATTAAATCGGTGATGATTTCCAGAACGTATTATCACAATTTCGTGACCCATTTACTAGAAGCTGCTTTCCAACGAGAAGTTTATAAAAAAGTCGATCAAAAACAACCTTTATCCGCCAATATCCTAAACAACATCAAACTCGGTGTATTAAGACAATTTTGGGGTGATGCGGTTGAGATTCCTGAGTGGGCTGGACTCACTTGGATGAGACAACCACACTACTTCATGGGTTTATATCCATATACCTACTCTGCCGGATTAACCTTAGGTACCAAAGTATCGCGCATGATTCAAGACAAGCAAATCGAACCACAAGCATGGATTGAAGTCTTGAAAGCAGGCGGGACTAAGTCTCCACTAGACCTAGCGAAGATGGTAGGCGTGGATTTATCCACAGACCAAGTATTATCAGAAGTCATCGAAGACATTTCGAACACCATCGAAGACATCATCCAAGCGAAAAGATAG
- a CDS encoding YdeI/OmpD-associated family protein has product MIKTQFKTTVLSFGNNTGIEVPQVNLEALGKAKKPPVMVTIGNYEYPSTVAVMSGKYLIPLSKEHREQTGIRGGDTIIVTLTLIEGRRDVEIPEVLARFLNEHQLMDVFNQAAYSNRKEMVRKVVEAKKPETLDKRLNELLTQLKQK; this is encoded by the coding sequence ATGATTAAGACCCAATTTAAGACCACCGTTTTGTCATTCGGTAATAACACCGGTATCGAAGTACCACAAGTCAATTTAGAAGCTTTAGGCAAAGCGAAGAAACCACCGGTAATGGTAACAATCGGTAATTATGAATACCCATCGACCGTCGCGGTCATGAGTGGTAAATACTTGATTCCACTATCGAAAGAACACCGTGAACAAACAGGTATACGTGGCGGGGATACCATCATAGTAACACTCACTTTGATTGAAGGTAGAAGGGATGTTGAAATCCCAGAGGTCTTAGCTCGTTTTTTGAATGAACATCAATTAATGGATGTCTTCAATCAAGCCGCCTATTCGAATCGAAAAGAAATGGTTCGAAAGGTAGTAGAAGCGAAAAAGCCAGAAACTTTAGACAAGCGTTTGAACGAACTGCTCACCCAATTAAAACAAAAATAA